Proteins co-encoded in one Neoarius graeffei isolate fNeoGra1 chromosome 11, fNeoGra1.pri, whole genome shotgun sequence genomic window:
- the thumpd2 gene encoding THUMP domain-containing protein 2, with protein sequence MMRDGHGSVRFCCTAGGGMEVFLLEEVKRKLNATEVEHIPGRVFFCCHSNLHDVMQLKSAERLFLLLLKAPPTSLPTNPAKSASVIEQRIVGNPDVWRGTLSTWSRLQAELSGSGGRGQKRKREEEESLKSPTFRVSCRCSGAIARSYNSQNLNRIIGMAIKRQLGWRAELRDPTVEVNVYLSDDHSVVGIPLLRQPLASRTYLKHTGLRSTIAWAMASLCKLQEASVVLDPMCGVGTILLEAVQECPNGVFIGMDSEEAQLHKAVENVQAAGQEERVLIIQSSCMAMPLPAASVDAVVCDVPFGRKFHCGVDMTTALPHILTEMERVLREGGNLVLLLSLQLSALIKKLIKSDTLDLQSQAVDCNEDADAADRIETERSKSTFNSLILQSKYRVSLGSTDALIHTYTKRRTTCESLRSKDGEGFTVL encoded by the exons ATGATGAGGGACGGACACGGTTCGGTTCGGTTCTGCTGCACCGCGGGAGGCGGTATGGAGGTGTTTCTGCTGGAGGAAGTGAAGCGCAAACTGAACGCTACAGAG gTGGAACACATCCCTGGAAGGGTGTTTTTCTgctgccactcaaatctccatgaTGTGATGCAACTCAAATCAGCAGAGAGGCTCTTCTTACTTCTGCTTAAAGCTCCGCCCACTTCCTTACCTACAAATCCAG CAAAGTCAGCAAGTGTGATAGAGCAGAGGATTGTGGGAAATCCAGATGTGTGGCGCGGCACTCTGTCCACCTGGTCCAGGCTGCAGGCGGAGCTTAGTGGgtctggagggcggggccagaagAGGAAGCGAGAGGAAGAAGAGAGTTTGAAGAGTCCTACTTTCAGAGTGAGCTGCCGCTGCAGTGGAGCCATTGCTCGCTCATATAACTCCCAG AACCTGAATCGTATCATTGGGATGGCCATCAAACGACAGCTTGGATGGAGAGCTGAGCTTCGAGATCCAACTGTtgag gtgAATGTGTATTTAAGTGATGATCACAGTGTAGTCGGGATTCCTCTGTTAAG gcagccTCTGGCCAGTCGCACTTATCTGAAGCACACTGGACTCAGGTCCACTATCGCCTGGGCAATGGCGTCTCTCTGTAAACTACAG gaggcCTCGGTAGTTTTAGACCCCATGTGTGGAGTTGGTACCATATTGCTGGAGGCGGTGCAGGAGTGTCCG aatggTGTGTTTATAGGGATGGACAGTGAAGAAGCTCAGTTACACAAAGCTGTAGAGAATGTCCAAGCTGCTGGTCAGGAGGAGAGAGTCCTGATAATCCAATCGTCCTGCATGG CCATGCCGCTGCCTGCAGCTTCCGTAGACGCGGTGGTGTGTGACGTTCCGTTTGGCAGGAAGTTCCACTGCGGTGTCGACATGACCACTGCTCTTCCACACATCCTCACTGAGATGGAGAG AGTTCTCCGTGAGGGTGGAAACCTGGTTCTCCTGCTCAGCCTGCAGCTTTCAGCCCTGATTAAGAAACTGATCAAATCGGATACGCTCGACCTGCAGTCACAGGCAGTCGACTGCAATGAGGACGCAGACGCCGCAGACAGGATCGAGACGGAACGATCGAAATCAACTTTTAATTCGCTGATCCTGCAGAGCAAATACCGAGTGAGCCTCGGGAGCACTGATGCGCTCATACACACCTACACGAAGAGACGCACAACctgtgagtctctcagaagtaaagatggggaggggttcaccgttctgtga